In Aquificaceae bacterium, the genomic stretch GGAGACCTTATAGAGTTTAGAATAAAGGCAAGAAACTTCCTCAGGTATATGGTTAGAAGAATTGTGGGAAGTCTTGTATATGTGGGACTTGGAAAACTTGAACCAAAGGACATAGAAGAGTTCTTAAGTGGAAAGGGCAAGTGCCCCTACACTGCAAAGGCTAAGGGACTTACCCTTGAGAAGGTATTACTTTAGGGACACCTGCTTGCATCGTGTGGTGGATTATCCAGTATATCAAGAAAGGCTTCAAAGGGTCCCATGTTTTTCATGGCGACACCTCTCGGTCCTTCAAACTTGAGCCGTCCTAACATCATTGCCCTCATAGGTCCATATTCTTTCCTCCCCATCTCTAACCACCTTTTTGTCTCCGCATACATAAGAAAGTCATCCTTGCCCCTTTTGTCCTTTGCAGGTCCTCCGTAAACGCAAACCGCCTTACCTCCTTCATTTTTTATTGTGAGTTGTATTTGCTTGGTATCTCCGCAGTCTTCCCTATAAAGGAATATCTTCCTCTCGGGAACTGCAACCCAGCTTTCACTTTTTCCCAATTGCTCGAAAAGCTGTGGCGTTTTATTCCATGCTTCACACAGTGCCTTTGCATACTCTCCGTCCATAAAAAAAGTTTGTTATTTTTCAATAAAACATATGAATGTGTTTATATGCTTATTCCACTATCTCTGTCCCTATACCTTCTTCAGTGAAGACCTCTAAAAGTATGGAATGAGGAACTCTACCATCAATTATGTGGACTTTTCTAACACCAGATTGCAGTGCCTTTATAGCACTCTTTATCTTTGGTAGCATGCCTCCTTTTATAACGCCTTGCTGTATAAGCTCGTAAACCTTGTCCTTGTTAAGTGTTGGTATGAGCTTTCCTTGGGCGTCTTTTACACCTTCTGTGTCTGTTAGAAAGATGAGCTTTTCCGCCTTGAGTGCTTTTGCAACCTCTGAAGCCACCAAGTCCGCATTTATGTTGTAAGCCTCTCCCCTTTCACCTACACCTATAGGAGCTATAACTGGTATATAACCCTTTTCCATAAGTGCATGGAGTAGCTCTGTGTTTACACTTTCCACTTCACCCACAAAGCCTATATCTTCCTCTGGCACTTCAAGACCGAGCTCTGTGAAGTATTTTTCCTTATCCAATTTCTTAGCCCTTATAAGTTGCCCATCTCTGCCAGAGAGACCCACCGCGTATATATTCTGACCGCTATGCATGTTTATAAGCGCCACTATGTCCTTGTTTATATCACCGGATAAAACCATTTCAACTATATGAATGGTGTCTTCGTCAGTCCTTCTCATTCCGCCAACAAAATGAGCTTTTACCCCAAACCTCTCAAGGGTTTGGCTTATTTGAGGACCACCTCCATGAACCACCACAACCCTTATACCCACATACCTCAGAAGCACCACATCTCTTGCAAAACTCTCTCTTAGGCTTTCCTCTGTCATAGCCGAGCCACCATACTTTATAACAAAGGTCTTTCCATAAAACTCCCTTATGTAAGGTAGAGCGGACTGCAAAGTCTTAGCCTTTTCTATATACTGCTCTATCATGCGTAATATTTTGCCACCTTCTGAAAAAGAAGGTGCTGTCTTTTTAGACTGCTAAGAAAGTTGTCAAGAGGATAGTTAGTTATCAAAAGCTCGTCTCCTTCTCTAAGATAGTTTCTTCCATAGTTTGTCATGCCATACTTTAGCTTCCATTCCAGCAAGTAAAAGTTTTTATACAGTTCCCTTATGTATGGGCTGTTGTCGTAAGTTATCATAACCTTGTGTTTACAATCCTTTATGAGCTCTGCAAGTCTTTCATGGTTAAAGCTAACGTGAAGAGTGCCTCTCTTCCCATACAGCTTAGAAGATTGTGCGGAAAAGTAAGGTGGGTCAAGAAATACAAATACATCTTCTCCTTTCGCTGTAAGAAGCTCTTCGTAATCACCCCAAACCACTTCAACTTTCTTCAAAACTCTGCTAACTTCAAAAAGCCTTTCAATAGAGCTTTCTGTAAATCGCTTCCTAAAAGCGGACTCTGAATAACCTCCACAATCCACCGTTCCAGAGAAGGTTATTCTGTTAAGCACATAAAAATCAACTGCACGTTCAAAACAGCTATTTAGCCTTTCTCTTCGTCCCATAAGCTCATCAAAGAGCCTTCTACCATCAAGAAAAGAGGATTTTATAAGCCTGATTTCCTTTATGAGCTTTTCTGGTATTTCCTTAAGCGTTTTCCAAAAGCAATACAAGTCATAGTTTATATCACCCATTATGTATTTCGCATCTGGCTTTATCTGAGCAAAATACAAAGTCATGCTTGCTCCACCACACATAGGCTCTCTAAATTCCCTAAAGTTAGGCACGAATTTGGATAAGAAATTTACCGCTTTTGACTTGCCTCCGGGGTATCTAAGAGGGGATTTAACCAACCGCATGGTAGTAAATCCTAAAATCATTAATAGATGCTTCTTCCAATAAACCCTCATAAAACTCTTTATACCTACCATTTAACTTCTTTACAGCCTCTTCTAAACTTATAGGT encodes the following:
- a CDS encoding SCP2 sterol-binding domain-containing protein, with protein sequence MDGEYAKALCEAWNKTPQLFEQLGKSESWVAVPERKIFLYREDCGDTKQIQLTIKNEGGKAVCVYGGPAKDKRGKDDFLMYAETKRWLEMGRKEYGPMRAMMLGRLKFEGPRGVAMKNMGPFEAFLDILDNPPHDASRCP
- the argB gene encoding acetylglutamate kinase, translating into MEQYIEKAKTLQSALPYIREFYGKTFVIKYGGSAMTEESLRESFARDVVLLRYVGIRVVVVHGGGPQISQTLERFGVKAHFVGGMRRTDEDTIHIVEMVLSGDINKDIVALINMHSGQNIYAVGLSGRDGQLIRAKKLDKEKYFTELGLEVPEEDIGFVGEVESVNTELLHALMEKGYIPVIAPIGVGERGEAYNINADLVASEVAKALKAEKLIFLTDTEGVKDAQGKLIPTLNKDKVYELIQQGVIKGGMLPKIKSAIKALQSGVRKVHIIDGRVPHSILLEVFTEEGIGTEIVE
- a CDS encoding DNA adenine methylase yields the protein MRVYWKKHLLMILGFTTMRLVKSPLRYPGGKSKAVNFLSKFVPNFREFREPMCGGASMTLYFAQIKPDAKYIMGDINYDLYCFWKTLKEIPEKLIKEIRLIKSSFLDGRRLFDELMGRRERLNSCFERAVDFYVLNRITFSGTVDCGGYSESAFRKRFTESSIERLFEVSRVLKKVEVVWGDYEELLTAKGEDVFVFLDPPYFSAQSSKLYGKRGTLHVSFNHERLAELIKDCKHKVMITYDNSPYIRELYKNFYLLEWKLKYGMTNYGRNYLREGDELLITNYPLDNFLSSLKRQHLLFQKVAKYYA